From one Lolium rigidum isolate FL_2022 chromosome 4, APGP_CSIRO_Lrig_0.1, whole genome shotgun sequence genomic stretch:
- the LOC124646673 gene encoding probable inactive serine/threonine-protein kinase fnkC: protein MKKGLKWHLVVNLRDTKSGDQNEYVSLQLELATVRPDTIVETTLKFLIYDQLFGKHHEQQVSHNFETGSTCSGTSCMIPLAAFNERSSGFLVNNSCVFAVEFITVVVAKANDTLEALFVQKTNNVCSEPQVYTWHIEDFFVLKNPSCSPEFELCGHKWCIQIYPSGDDDTNGNYLSLYVVRNGPDTLDENLAYLIEQTISIKTQETGKGLARKGRIEYSNKCNCWGWEKFISLEDFKDPANGYLVKTKCCIEVEVAVIGSSKTK from the exons ATGAAGAAGGGGCTCAAATG GCACTTGGTAGTCAACCTAAGGGACACAAAGAGTGGCGACCAGAATGAGTATGTTTCTCTTCAGCTTGAGTTGGCAACTGTGAGGCCGGACACGATCGTGGAGACAACTTTGAAGTTTTTGATATATGACCAGTTATTCGGAAAACACCATGAACAGCAAG TAAGCCACAATTTCGAGACAGGAAGCACATGCTCTGGAACCTCATGCATGATTCCTCTCGCGGCATTCAATGAAAGGTCCTCCGGATTCCTTGTCAACAATAGCTGTGTTTTCGCGGTCGAGTTCATCACAGTTGTCGTTGCTAAAGCTAACGATACGTTAGAGGCGCTGTTTGTTCAGAAGACGAACAACGTCTGCAGTGAACCCCAAGTCTACACCTGGCACATTGAGGACTTCTTTGTGTTGAAGAATCCGAGCTGCTCTCCTGAGTTTGAGCTCTGTGGACACAAATG GTGCATCCAAATCTATCCATCTGGAGATGATGATACGAATGGGAACTACCTCTCCTTGTACGTGGTCAGGAACGGGCCGGATACACTGGACGAGAACTTGGCATACCTGATAGAGCAAACCATATCCATCAAAACCCAGGAAACTGGCAAGGGCTTGGCAAGAAAAG GCCGGATCGAGTACTCAAACAAATGTAACTGTTGGGGATGGGAAAAGTTCATATCTCTAGAAGATTTCAAGGACCCAGCAAATGGTTATCTGGTGAAAACAAAGTGCTGCATCGAAGTTGAGGTTGCAGTCATTGGTTCCTCCAAGACGAAGTAG
- the LOC124646674 gene encoding putative B3 domain-containing protein Os04g0347400 gives MGKHGARSMTTELKVLLPDSSEKLRISDELAECFDSRDGGGRMTAFLVSPFGTAVWRVEVGRDSDGAFLGRRWPEFVQAHGICVGWFLVLRHEGRGVLTIKAFDATYFIKEFGQTLTVPGLGESQIETGRARKPQFISPFCHDWMEKMPIPAEFLKRGYISDEELNRRMTTFVTPFRDFWHIDLEKDGSNVFFAGAWSKFMEFQGITEGEVLLIRYQGNMIFTIEVLGFTGCRRNLKKQDIRFQQTGNSEETNSSQQTEQSEETNSSQKTGQTEEANSSQKTGRTEEMITLSSQNTEQNEEANPSQKNAH, from the exons ATGGGTAAACATGGTGCCCGCAGCATGACCACGGAGCTGAAGGTGCTGCTGCCTGATTCCTCCGAGAAGCTG CGtatctccgacgagctcgcggAGTGCTTTGATTCCAGAGACGGCGGCGGCCGGATGACGGCCTTCCTCGTCAGCCCGTTTGGCACGGCGGTCTGGCGCGTCGAGGTCGGCCGGGACAGCGACGGCGCGTTCCTGGGTCGACGGTGGCCGGAGTTCGTGCAGGCCCACGGCATCTGCGTCGGCTGGTTCTTGGTGCTCCGCCACGAAGGCCGCGGCGTGCTCACAATCAAGGCCTTCGACGCCACCTACTTCATCAAAGAGTTCGGCCAAACCCTAACCG TTCCGGGCCTCGGGGAATCCCAGATCGAAACCGGCCGTGCTCGTAAGCCGCAGTTCATCAGCCCGTtttgccatgattggatggaaaaGATG CCTATCCCTGCTGAATTTCTGAAACGGGGATATATTTCTGATGAGGAGCTCAACAGGCGGATGACCACTTTCGTGACCCCCTTCCGCGACTTTTGGCATATCGACCTTGAGAAGGATGGGTCAAATGTGTTCTTCGCAGGTGCCTGGTCAAAGTTTATGGAGTTCCAAGGCATCACAGAAGGTGAAGTTCTGTTGATCAGGTATCAAGGGAATATGATCTTTACAATCGAAGTGCTCGGGTTTACCGGATGCCGGAGAAATTTGAAGAAACAGGACATCAGATTTCAGCAAACTGGGAACAGTGAGGAGACAAATTCGTCCCAGCAAACTGAGCAGAGTGAAGAGACAAATTCGTCCCAGAAAACTGGGCAGACTGAAGAAGCAAATTCGTCCCAGAAAACTGGGCGGACTGAAGAAATGATTACTCTTTCGTCCCAGAACACTGAACAGAATGAAGAGGCAAATCCGTCCCAGAAAAATGCGCACT AA
- the LOC124707190 gene encoding GTP diphosphokinase CRSH1, chloroplastic-like, which yields MATAATAAAAAVPAGRHQHRHRLGLGLRPRPNSHRLRLLASVAFSSSSAPSTSSSSSLSTPAEGGGRLVAELVGVFNELTGRMGEGLATTSSSRLLFRALKLALPALRDGDGGRALTRALAVAATLADLQMDAEVMSAGILRKALDAGTISMQDVEAQIGIGIADLLHESLRLKVAPSKVDVLDDESASTLRKFFLSYYDIRAVILELSLKLDTMRHLQYLPKHLQRIKSLEVMKIYAPLAHAVGAGNLSLELEDLSFRYLFPQSYDHVDQWLRNREAECKLLIKAYKAQLLQALKSDDELNKIVQDISVEGRYKSRFSTMKKLVKDGRKPEEVNDILGLRIILDPRCDGGSSDWGPRACHRTHEIIRALLKEVPGRTKDYVTQPKRNGYQSLHVAIDVSEPGKTRPLMEIQIRTKEMHRIAIGGEASHSLYKGGLTDPGEGKRLKAIMLAAAELAALRLRDLPASDHQGGECKNQVFCLLDKNGDGRISIEELTEVMEDLGAEGEDAMALMHLLDANSDGSLSFDEFESFQRQVELMRSLEDRDDHYTKILKDKLQTIDSAGLIHFYRKELGDKLLVS from the exons ATGGCGACCGCCGCGACCGCTGCCGCGGCGGCCGTCCCCGCCggccgccaccagcaccggcaccgcttGGGCCTCGGCCTGCGGCCACGCCCCAACTCGCACCGCCTGCGCCTCCTTGCCTCCGTTGCTTTCTCTTCCTCGTCCGCTccgtccacctcctcctcgtcgtcgctgtccaccccgGCGGAGGGAGGAGGGCGGCTGGTGGCGGAGCTTGTGGGCGTGTTCAACGAGCTCACGGGTAGGATGGGGGAGGGCCTGGCGACCACCTCCTCTTCGCGCCTGCTCTTCCGCGCGCTCAAGCTGGCCCTCCCCGCCCTCCgtgacggcgacggcggccgggCTCTCACGCGAGCGCTTGCGGTGGCCGCGACCCTCGCCGACCTCCAG ATGGATGCTGAAGTTATGTCAGCCGGCATACTGAGGAAAGCGCTTGATGCAGGAACTATAAGCATGCAGGATGTAGAGGCTCAAATTGGGATCGGCATAGCGGATTTACTGCACGAGAGCTTAAGGCTTAAGGTTGCTCCTTCTAAGGTTGATGTATTGGATGATGAGAGTGCGAGCACGCTGAGAAAGTTTTTTCTTTCGTACTATGACATACGGGCGGTAATTTTGGAGCTTTCTCTGAAGCTCGATACAATGAGACATCTTCAGTACCTCCCCAAGCATCTTCAGCGGATTAAATCTCTTGAAGTAATGAAGATATATGCTCCACTTGCTCATGCTGTCGGTGCTGGTAATCTGTCGCTAGAGTTAGAGGATCTTTCATTTAGGTACTTGTTTCCTCAGTCATATGACCATGTCGATCAATGGTTGAGGAATCGAGAAGCCGAGTGCAAGCTCTTGATAAAGGCATACAAGGCACAGTTGCTTCAGGCACTGAAATCCGATGATGAGCTAAACAAAATTGTGCAGGATATCTCAGTCGAAGGGAGATACAAAAGCCGTTTCAGTACTATGAAGAAGTTGGTAAAAGATGGCCGGAAACCAGAAGAAGTAAATGACATACTTGGTCTACGGATAATCTTGGACCCTCGATGCGATGGTGGCTCGTCTGATTGGGGCCCCAGGGCCTGTCACAGGACACATGAAATCATTCGAGCTCTGTTGAAGGAAGTGCCAGGAAGGACAAAGGATTATGTCACACAGCCAAAAAGAAATGGCTACCAGAGCCTGCATGTGGCAATCGATGTAAGTGAACCTGGGAAGACGAGGCCGCTTATGGAGATACAAATACGCACCAAGGAGATGCACAGGATTGCTATTGGTGGAGAAGCGTCCCACTCTCTCTACAAGGGTGGTCTTACTGATCCTGGAGAG GGTAAAAGACTTAAGGCTATTATGTTGGCCGCGGCAGAGTTAGCAGCTCTGCGCCTTCGTGACCTCCCAGCCAGTGATCACCAGGGAGGCGAGTGCAAAAACCAGGTTTTCTGCCTTCTAGACAAAAATGGGGACGGAAGGATCAGTATCGAGGAGCTCACAGAGGTGATGGAAGATCTCGGTGCAGAGGGTGAGGATGCGATGGCGCTGATGCATCTCCTTGATGCAAACAGTGACGGTTCCCTCAGCTTTGATGAATTCGAGTCATTCCAGAGACAG GTTGAATTAATGAGAAGCTTGGAGGACAGGGATGACCACTACACAAAGATACTGAAGGATAAGCTGCAGACGATTGACAGCGCAGGTCTCATCCACTTCTACCGCAAGGAGCTGGGCGACAAACTGCTTGTGAGCTGA